From Planctomicrobium piriforme, a single genomic window includes:
- a CDS encoding DHH family phosphoesterase, which translates to MPIDWQPLIRIIDAHERFVISSHVRPDADAIGSEMGLASLLQHRGKQVRVVNPSPTPNHLKFLDPQGLIQKIGGAASIAAVCDTDVHIVVDTSAWQQLQDVGTALRKSTAVKVVVDHHLSSDDLGAIEFKDVTAAAAGVLVTELIEAAGDPFSPVQADALFAAMATDTGWFRFPNVDARTLRTAARLVDAGVQPHAIYRELYERSSLARLKLHSVALGRVTLACGGRIAHTLVTRQDFVDTGAQPSDTEDLVNSCLTIEGAEAAFILVEQADGNAKGSLRSRSDLSVAAIAEQFGGGGHRQAAGVMLPGPILTAQATLLTAFEKAMGGCTAQ; encoded by the coding sequence ATGCCGATCGACTGGCAGCCGCTCATTCGCATCATCGACGCTCACGAGCGGTTTGTCATTTCGAGCCATGTTCGGCCCGACGCCGACGCCATCGGCTCGGAAATGGGGCTGGCGTCGCTGCTGCAGCACCGCGGCAAACAGGTGCGGGTCGTCAATCCTTCGCCGACGCCGAATCATTTGAAGTTTCTAGATCCGCAGGGGCTGATTCAAAAAATCGGCGGCGCTGCGAGCATCGCGGCTGTCTGCGATACCGACGTGCATATTGTGGTCGACACCAGCGCCTGGCAGCAGTTGCAGGATGTGGGGACGGCTCTCCGCAAGTCGACTGCCGTAAAAGTGGTGGTCGACCATCATCTCAGCTCCGATGATCTGGGAGCGATTGAATTCAAAGACGTCACAGCCGCCGCCGCCGGCGTGCTGGTGACCGAACTCATTGAGGCGGCGGGCGACCCGTTTTCCCCAGTGCAGGCCGATGCCCTCTTCGCCGCGATGGCGACCGATACCGGCTGGTTCCGATTCCCCAATGTGGATGCCAGAACGCTGCGGACCGCCGCCCGACTGGTGGATGCCGGAGTGCAGCCGCATGCGATTTACCGTGAACTGTACGAGCGTTCGTCGCTCGCCCGGCTGAAACTGCACTCAGTGGCGCTGGGTCGGGTGACGCTTGCCTGCGGCGGACGGATTGCCCATACGCTGGTGACGCGGCAGGATTTTGTCGACACTGGTGCTCAGCCGTCGGATACTGAAGACCTGGTGAACAGTTGTCTGACAATTGAAGGGGCGGAAGCGGCTTTCATTCTTGTGGAGCAAGCTGACGGCAACGCCAAGGGGAGCCTGAGGAGCCGTTCGGACTTGAGCGTGGCCGCGATTGCCGAACAGTTTGGAGGAGGAGGTCATCGACAGGCGGCCGGCGTGATGTTGCCGGGGCCGATTTTGACGGCACAAGCCACCCTATTGACTGCCTTTGAAAAAGCGATGGGCGGCTGTACTGCCCAGTAG
- a CDS encoding glycosyltransferase family 2 protein, which yields MALPQSMTTDAACYTPEWYTTMKATLGEGACRQLGIYAVPENFVLSVVIPVYNELHTLPLLLEKVKAVPLRKEIVLIDDMSKDGTRELLQGPLTQSDPMNTIVVCFHEKNKGKGAAVKTGFGKATGDVVIIQDADLEYDPSEIPRLLQPIIEDRADVVFGSRFLGDQPHRVLYFWHYCGNKFLTMLSNCFTNLNLTDMETCYKLFKREVIQDIQPKLVQNRFGIEPEITARVARTRCRIFEMSISYNGRTYEQGKKIGMKDGFQALWCIVRYGICD from the coding sequence ATGGCCTTACCGCAATCGATGACGACTGACGCCGCCTGCTACACCCCCGAGTGGTATACGACGATGAAGGCGACCCTCGGCGAGGGGGCCTGTCGGCAATTGGGCATCTACGCGGTGCCCGAGAACTTCGTGCTGTCGGTCGTGATCCCGGTCTACAACGAACTGCATACCCTTCCCCTGCTGCTGGAGAAGGTCAAAGCGGTTCCGCTACGGAAAGAAATTGTGCTCATCGACGACATGAGCAAGGACGGCACCCGCGAACTGCTCCAGGGGCCGCTGACTCAGAGCGACCCGATGAACACCATCGTGGTCTGCTTTCATGAGAAGAACAAAGGCAAAGGGGCCGCGGTGAAAACGGGCTTCGGCAAAGCGACCGGAGACGTCGTCATCATTCAGGACGCCGATCTCGAGTACGACCCCTCCGAGATTCCCCGCCTGCTCCAGCCGATCATCGAAGACCGCGCCGATGTCGTCTTCGGCAGCCGCTTCCTCGGCGACCAGCCGCACCGCGTGCTCTACTTCTGGCACTACTGCGGCAACAAGTTCCTGACGATGCTTTCGAACTGCTTTACCAATCTGAACCTGACCGACATGGAGACCTGCTACAAGCTCTTCAAGCGGGAAGTCATTCAGGACATTCAGCCTAAGCTGGTGCAGAACCGCTTCGGCATCGAGCCGGAAATCACCGCCCGCGTCGCCCGCACCCGTTGCCGCATCTTCGAAATGTCGATCAGCTACAACGGCCGGACCTACGAGCAGGGGAAGAAGATCGGCATGAAAGACGGGTTCCAGGCTCTGTGGTGCATCGTGCGGTATGGAATCTGCGATTGA
- a CDS encoding Gfo/Idh/MocA family protein, whose amino-acid sequence MSPQTTRREFMATSAAIGAAVWVGHSSVRAEEKSPNSKVRYACIGIGGKGKSDSSDAASFGEIVAICDIDDRNLKKASVQPGFEHAEQFSDFEEMLTKLGDKIDAVTVSTPDHTHAPAAAMAMKMKKATFCQKPLTHTVWEARRLQQIAKETGVATQMGNQGTANDALRHAAALLKQGILGKIKEVHVATNRPVWPQGGPRPEPAEAPPWIHWEEWLGPAPERPYAEGYHPFAWRGWWDFGTGALGDMACHTFNMPFAGLNLANPKTIQAWCTGHNRDSYPQASKIQFEFANPTGDGLLPVWWYDGGNEPPESLLNGAMFEKVGGKVRGSIIVGEDLVMYAVGDYSEKVRLLDKEGKEVPLPAAEYEKSPGHFAEFHEAITGKRKEAMSNFVNYAGPLTETILLGNLAVYDAAEGAGRKIEWDSEAMKATNAPEVQHIVKKQYRGDWGKYLEG is encoded by the coding sequence ATGTCACCGCAAACAACACGTCGTGAGTTCATGGCCACCAGCGCCGCCATCGGCGCTGCCGTTTGGGTCGGTCATTCATCGGTGCGGGCGGAAGAAAAGTCGCCGAACTCCAAGGTTCGCTACGCCTGCATCGGCATCGGCGGCAAAGGGAAAAGCGATTCGTCGGACGCCGCGTCATTTGGCGAAATCGTCGCCATCTGCGATATCGACGACCGCAATCTGAAGAAAGCCTCGGTGCAGCCCGGCTTCGAACATGCCGAGCAGTTCTCTGATTTCGAAGAAATGCTCACCAAGCTCGGCGACAAGATCGACGCCGTGACCGTCTCGACTCCGGACCATACGCATGCTCCGGCGGCCGCGATGGCCATGAAGATGAAGAAAGCGACGTTCTGCCAGAAGCCTCTGACCCACACCGTGTGGGAAGCCCGTCGCCTGCAGCAGATCGCCAAGGAAACCGGCGTCGCCACGCAGATGGGCAACCAGGGGACCGCCAACGACGCCCTGCGTCATGCCGCCGCACTGCTCAAGCAGGGCATCCTCGGCAAGATCAAGGAAGTTCACGTCGCCACCAACCGTCCCGTCTGGCCGCAGGGCGGACCTCGTCCCGAACCGGCCGAAGCTCCCCCGTGGATTCATTGGGAAGAATGGCTCGGCCCCGCTCCGGAACGTCCGTATGCGGAAGGCTATCACCCGTTCGCCTGGCGCGGCTGGTGGGACTTCGGGACCGGCGCCCTCGGCGACATGGCCTGCCATACCTTCAACATGCCCTTCGCCGGCTTGAACCTCGCTAATCCGAAGACGATCCAGGCGTGGTGTACCGGTCACAACCGCGACAGCTACCCGCAGGCGTCGAAGATTCAGTTTGAATTCGCCAACCCGACGGGCGACGGCCTGCTGCCGGTGTGGTGGTATGACGGCGGCAACGAGCCGCCCGAGAGCCTGCTCAACGGCGCGATGTTCGAAAAAGTCGGCGGCAAGGTCCGCGGCTCGATCATCGTCGGTGAAGACCTGGTGATGTACGCCGTCGGCGACTACTCGGAAAAGGTCCGCCTGCTCGACAAAGAGGGGAAAGAAGTTCCGCTCCCCGCCGCCGAGTACGAGAAGTCTCCCGGCCACTTTGCCGAATTCCACGAAGCCATCACCGGCAAGCGGAAGGAAGCGATGTCGAACTTCGTGAACTACGCCGGCCCGCTGACCGAAACGATTCTGCTCGGCAACCTGGCGGTGTATGACGCCGCCGAAGGCGCCGGCCGCAAGATCGAATGGGATTCCGAAGCGATGAAGGCGACGAACGCTCCCGAAGTGCAGCACATCGTCAAAAAGCAGTACCGCGGCGACTGGGGCAAGTACCTGGAAGGCTGA
- the katG gene encoding catalase/peroxidase HPI, which translates to MGRRLPRCGLAAAFVLASAGGLATGSSAHAQEGRKPADSPHTAPGEKAAAAAAGQCPVMGHLAPAADRNTAAGSMSNADWWPNQLNLRILHQNSAKGNPLGADFNYREEFQKLDLAAVKKDLRELMTTSQDWWPADYGHYGPLFIRMAWHSAGTYRVADGRGGAGYGTQRFAPLNSWPDNANLDKARRLLWPIKQKYGERISWADLMVLTGNVALESMGFETFGFAGGREDVWEPQEDIYWGPESEWLGDQRYTGDRQLQNPLAAVQMGLIYVNPEGPNGQPSALAAAKDIRETFARMAMNDEETVALIAGGHTFGKAHGAASADNVGPAPEAAGIDEQGLGWKNKFGKGNAGDTITSGLEGAWSTTPIKWSNSYFDNLFGYDWDLVKSPAGAWQWTPTDPAAKGTVPDAHDKSKSHAPMMFTTDIALRMDPAYHKISKRFHEHPEEFRLAFAKAWYKLTHRDMGPVSRLLGPEVAEPQLWQDPVPKADYKLIDDKDIAALKAKVLASGLSVSDLASTAWASASTFRGSDKRGGANGARIRLAPQKDWQVNEPAELAKVLQTLEKIQQDFNKSQTGGKKVSLADLIVLGGCAAVEKAAKNGGQEIQVPFTPGRTDATQEMTDVAAFAVLEPKSDGFRNYAAREIDRPGEELLLDRAQLLTLTAPEMTVLVGGMRALNTNSGSGPFAELGVLTKRPEALTNDFFVNLLDMNTQWQKSPHCEHFFEGRDRESGKVKWTATRVDLVFGSNSQLRAISEVYAGKDAQPKFVNDFVAAWTKVMNLDRFDVNPADPNGQKAAMAK; encoded by the coding sequence ATGGGACGGCGTCTCCCCCGTTGCGGCCTCGCTGCTGCATTCGTTCTCGCGTCCGCTGGCGGTCTGGCCACGGGCAGTTCCGCACATGCTCAAGAAGGCCGCAAGCCGGCCGACTCCCCTCACACCGCGCCCGGCGAAAAGGCGGCTGCTGCGGCCGCAGGCCAGTGCCCGGTGATGGGGCATCTCGCCCCTGCCGCGGACAGAAACACCGCCGCCGGATCGATGTCGAATGCCGACTGGTGGCCGAACCAGTTGAACCTGAGAATCCTGCATCAGAATTCCGCGAAAGGGAATCCGCTCGGAGCGGACTTCAACTACCGCGAAGAGTTCCAGAAGCTCGATCTGGCGGCCGTGAAGAAAGATCTCCGCGAGTTGATGACCACGTCGCAAGACTGGTGGCCGGCCGACTACGGACACTATGGGCCGCTCTTCATCCGCATGGCCTGGCACAGCGCGGGGACTTACCGCGTGGCCGATGGTCGCGGCGGCGCAGGTTACGGGACGCAGCGGTTCGCTCCTCTCAATAGTTGGCCGGATAACGCGAACCTCGACAAGGCCCGTCGACTGCTCTGGCCGATCAAGCAGAAATACGGCGAACGCATTTCGTGGGCGGATCTGATGGTCCTCACCGGCAACGTGGCTCTGGAATCGATGGGCTTCGAAACGTTTGGATTCGCCGGCGGTCGCGAAGATGTGTGGGAACCGCAGGAAGACATCTACTGGGGACCGGAGAGCGAGTGGCTGGGTGATCAGCGTTACACCGGCGACCGCCAGCTGCAGAACCCACTTGCAGCTGTGCAAATGGGACTGATTTATGTGAATCCGGAAGGCCCCAACGGCCAGCCGAGTGCTTTGGCAGCGGCCAAGGACATTCGGGAGACCTTCGCCCGGATGGCGATGAATGACGAAGAAACCGTTGCATTGATCGCAGGCGGTCACACCTTTGGAAAAGCACATGGCGCGGCCAGTGCTGACAACGTCGGTCCCGCTCCGGAAGCGGCCGGCATTGATGAACAGGGTTTGGGCTGGAAGAACAAATTCGGTAAGGGCAACGCCGGCGACACCATCACCAGCGGTCTGGAAGGCGCGTGGTCGACAACGCCGATCAAGTGGTCGAACAGCTACTTCGACAACCTGTTTGGTTACGACTGGGATCTCGTCAAAAGTCCCGCTGGAGCGTGGCAATGGACTCCCACCGACCCCGCCGCGAAGGGGACCGTGCCCGATGCTCACGACAAATCCAAGTCGCATGCCCCGATGATGTTCACCACGGACATCGCGCTGCGAATGGACCCGGCTTACCACAAGATCTCGAAGCGGTTCCACGAGCATCCGGAAGAGTTCCGGCTGGCGTTTGCGAAAGCCTGGTACAAGCTGACGCACCGCGACATGGGGCCAGTCTCGCGACTGCTCGGTCCCGAGGTCGCCGAACCGCAGCTCTGGCAGGATCCAGTCCCCAAGGCGGATTACAAACTCATCGACGACAAGGATATCGCGGCTCTCAAGGCGAAAGTGCTGGCCTCAGGCCTGTCTGTGTCAGACCTCGCATCGACCGCCTGGGCATCCGCGTCGACCTTCCGCGGCAGCGACAAGCGCGGCGGCGCGAACGGAGCCAGAATTCGCCTCGCTCCCCAGAAAGACTGGCAGGTCAACGAGCCCGCCGAACTGGCGAAAGTGCTGCAAACGCTGGAGAAGATCCAGCAGGACTTCAACAAGTCTCAGACCGGCGGGAAGAAAGTCTCGCTCGCCGATCTGATCGTCCTCGGCGGCTGCGCTGCCGTTGAAAAAGCGGCGAAGAACGGCGGACAGGAGATTCAGGTTCCCTTCACCCCCGGACGTACCGACGCCACTCAGGAAATGACCGATGTGGCGGCCTTTGCCGTGCTCGAGCCGAAGTCGGACGGCTTCCGGAATTACGCCGCACGGGAAATCGATCGACCGGGAGAAGAACTGCTGCTGGATCGGGCTCAACTGCTGACGCTCACCGCGCCGGAGATGACCGTGTTGGTGGGCGGGATGCGGGCGTTGAACACCAACTCCGGCAGCGGCCCGTTCGCCGAACTGGGCGTCCTGACGAAGCGGCCTGAAGCGTTGACGAACGACTTCTTCGTGAATCTGCTCGACATGAACACCCAGTGGCAGAAGTCGCCCCACTGCGAACACTTCTTCGAAGGCCGCGACCGCGAGTCAGGCAAAGTGAAGTGGACCGCAACCAGAGTGGATCTGGTGTTCGGTTCGAACTCGCAGTTGCGGGCGATCTCCGAGGTCTATGCAGGCAAGGACGCACAGCCGAAGTTCGTCAATGACTTTGTGGCCGCCTGGACCAAGGTGATGAATCTCGATCGCTTCGACGTGAATCCGGCAGATCCCAACGGGCAGAAAGCTGCCATGGCGAAGTAA
- a CDS encoding LysR family transcriptional regulator — protein MDLDQLRYFLRVAQRQSFTRAAEDLNISQPALSRSIQRLEEEVGQPVFERKTRSVSLTDAGVLLQARAEQVLAILEDTKAEITDDGQSGRVRVGAIPTIAPYFLPQVLRQFSEEFPKATLIVQENTTDALLKSCTQGEIDLAILALPVAARYLDMEEMFEEELLLVLPPQHVLVDKEKIRLTDVEPYPFVLLDEAHCLSDNIVSFCRQRSFQPVAVERTSQLAMVQELVSLAHGISMIPAMARALDQSDRRVYRSFTGRKPTRTVAVVWNPYRFHSRLIKAFRERLRQK, from the coding sequence ATGGACCTCGATCAACTGCGGTATTTTCTCAGAGTCGCCCAACGGCAAAGCTTCACACGGGCCGCGGAAGACCTGAATATCTCGCAGCCGGCGCTCAGTCGTTCCATTCAACGCCTGGAAGAGGAAGTCGGCCAGCCGGTGTTTGAGCGCAAGACCCGTTCTGTTTCACTGACGGATGCCGGCGTGCTGCTGCAGGCCCGCGCCGAACAGGTGCTGGCAATCCTGGAAGACACCAAGGCCGAGATCACCGATGACGGCCAAAGCGGACGCGTCCGGGTGGGGGCCATCCCGACGATTGCTCCCTACTTCTTGCCGCAGGTGCTGCGCCAGTTTTCTGAAGAGTTCCCGAAGGCGACCTTGATCGTGCAGGAGAACACCACCGACGCCCTGCTGAAAAGTTGCACTCAAGGGGAGATCGATCTCGCCATACTGGCGCTCCCGGTCGCCGCCAGATATCTCGACATGGAAGAAATGTTCGAGGAAGAGCTGCTGCTCGTACTGCCGCCGCAACATGTGCTGGTGGACAAGGAGAAGATTCGGTTGACCGATGTGGAACCGTATCCATTTGTGCTGCTCGACGAAGCCCATTGCCTGTCCGACAATATCGTCTCGTTCTGCCGGCAGCGTTCGTTCCAGCCAGTCGCCGTCGAGCGCACCAGCCAGCTGGCGATGGTGCAGGAACTGGTGTCCCTGGCGCATGGAATCTCAATGATCCCAGCGATGGCCCGCGCCCTCGACCAGAGCGACCGCCGGGTCTATCGGTCGTTCACAGGTCGCAAGCCCACGCGAACGGTGGCGGTCGTCTGGAACCCCTACCGCTTCCATAGCCGCCTGATCAAAGCCTTCCGCGAACGCCTGCGGCAGAAGTGA